The Fragaria vesca subsp. vesca linkage group LG2, FraVesHawaii_1.0, whole genome shotgun sequence genome includes a window with the following:
- the LOC101309213 gene encoding F-box only protein 13-like has translation MEPENCSALMMTRKRKSHISTFFMDELNEDLLEGVLSRLPTSAFFRLSSVCKRWKSVANSSSFKLACSQIPSRDPWFFMVDSHLNRSIVFDSAEKNWKKLNHPPLLQKNSNYNSMPVSASGGFICFRNSYGNFVVCNPVTGSCNEQPPLDPALQSLTFHAIVMSSCPNKHDQSSYKLVVVFGELPKLSFRVYNSSSGCWEEEIALSKKFNDDDKSKELDGSTEFDSNDDSAVYFLSKAGNVVATNMQRSPSKQYSSVITSKDGEEIVHFLSSSGSIVACNLTSKCFIEYPRLLPVFYEYSIDLVECGGRMLVVLLSEFFGSASLRVWCYDEDIRSWQQIAAMPPSMTHEWYGKNVDINCVGAGDQILICLSSAEISSCVMCELAANEWVELPKCFVDGEAVKFMSAFSFQPRIEASL, from the coding sequence ATGGAGCCTGAAAACTGCTCAGCTTTGATGATGACTCGGAAGAGAAAGTCCCATATAAGCACATTTTTTATGGATGAGCTTAATGAAGACCTTCTTGAAGGGGTCCTTTCTAGGCTACCAACCTCTGCATTCTTCCGCCTCTCTTCGGTTTGCAAGAGATGGAAATCAGTTGCAAACTCCTCAAGTTTCAAGCTTGCCTGCTCACAAATCCCTTCTCGGGATCCATGGTTTTTCATGGTCGACTCTCATCTCAATCGATCCATCGTGTTTGACTCTGCTGAAAAAAACTGGAAGAAACTTAACCATCCACCTCTCCTCCAGAAAAACTCCAACTACAATTCCATGCCTGTTTCAGCCTCTGGTGGCTTTATCTGTTTCCGAAATTCATATGGCAACTTTGTCGTGTGCAATCCTGTGACAGGGTCCTGCAACGAACAACCTCCACTTGATCCAGCCCTACAAAGTCTCACATTCCATGCCATTGTGATGAGCTCATGTCCCAACAAGCATGATCAGTCCTCTTACAAGCTTGTAGTTGTCTTTGGTGAGCTTCCAAAGCTGTCATTTAGAGTGTACAACTCCAGCAGTGGTTGCTGGGAAGAAGAGATCGCCTTGTCCAAGAAGTTCAACGATGATGATAAGTCAAAGGAACTTGATGGTTCTACAGAATTTGACTCGAATGATGACAGTGCTGTGTACTTCCTCAGCAAGGCAGGAAATGTAGTGGCAACCAATATGCAAAGAAGCCCATCTAAGCAATACTCATCGGTTATCACTAGCAAAGATGGTGAGGAAATAGTTCATTTCCTTAGCTCCTCGGGTTCAATTGTGGCATGCAATCTGACCTCCAAGTGCTTCATCGAGTACCCGAGGCTACTTCCTGTCTTCTACGAGTACTCCATTGACTTGGTGGAGTGTGGAGGCAGGATGCTGGTGGTTTTGTTGTCAGAATTCTTTGGAAGCGCTAGCCTTAGGGTTTGGTGTTATGATGAGGATATTCGAAGTTGGCAACAAATTGCAGCAATGCCACCATCAATGACACATGAATGGTATGGCAAGAATGTGGATATCAACTGTGTTGGGGCAGGTGACCAAATATTGATATGCTTAAGTTCTGCTGAGATTTCTAGCTGTGTTATGTGTGAGTTGGCTGCTAATGAATGGGTTGAATTGCCCAAATGCTTTGTGGATGGTGAAGCCGTCAAGTTTATGTCTGCCTTCTCATTCCAGCCAAGGATTGAGGCTTCTCTATGA
- the LOC101291986 gene encoding ubiquitin carboxyl-terminal hydrolase 18-like — protein sequence MHVAGVSLDLNWFLHLIFTLFAIAFVLLHLVKNTASKYFEVDANFDGGADRTVTAQMPGVPINDSACAVCGGDGVKKCSRCKAFRYCSQKCQTEHWRSGHKSECNDIAAGRISPAQNASSNARFKTPVARKNFKGIALVPTHGIITKRFKQPKKILFPYDEFVKLFHWEKAGLPPCGLLNCGNSCFANVVLQCLSSTRPLVAYLLEKGHRKECIRDDWCFLCEFESHLERASRSSQAFSPTNIISRLPNIGGNLGYGRQEDAHELMRFAIDTMQSVCLDEFGGEKAVDPSSQETTIIQHIFGGQLQSQVICSKCNNISNQYENMMDLTVEIHGDASSLEECLVQYTGRESLHGENMYKCDGCNDYVKAWKRLSVKRAPNVLTIALKRFQSGRFGKINKRVTFPATLDLSPYMSEPGDGTDIYSLYGVVVHVDMLNASYFGHYICYTKDFHGNWYRIDDCKVMPVNLEEVLSQGAYMLLYSRDQARSPCLSIPEPPRKEEEMSDASVEAESHPDELVKCSPMESADPTRHYGSEPSDSSLRAQITNCVEASSAVLEHPDGVTDVSRLISSSSASKGVHIIEEDTVDSQSSPPTSQEISGCVNVPVTATDLDKVRGDSNGVDVANDKSCRSVYEEALECCEKDRSSADDMEWESSTVVAQDVEVCKSNGTIDAVAQDIEVCKSNRTIDAAFETTSPVEHPGLMNGNGFHKQIDDG from the exons ATGCATGTCGCCGGAGTGAGCTTGGATCTGAACTGGTTCCTTCATTTGATATTCACTCTGTTTGCGATAGCGTTTGTGTTGCTTCACTTGGTCAAGAACACGGCCTCGAAGTACTTTGAGGTCGACGCCAATTTCGACGGTGGTGCTGATCGGACGGTGACGGCCCAAATGCCCGGCGTCCCCATCAACGATTCCGCCTGCGCCGTCTGCGGCGGTGACGGCGTCAAGAAGTGCTCTCGCTGCAAAGCCTTCAGATACTG CTCGCAGAAGTGCCAGACAGAGCATTGGAGATCAGGTCATAAGAGTGAATGCAATGATATAGCAGCCGGTAGAATCAGCCCAGCTCAAAACGCATCGAGTAATGCTAGATTTAAAACTCCTGTTGCGCGTAAAAATTTCAAAGGAATTGCACTTGTTCCTACTCATGGAATCATAACTAAGCGTTTCAAGCAGCCAAAAAAG ATTCTTTTCCCCTATGATGAATTTGTTAAACTTTTCCATTGGGAGAAGGCTGGACTTCCTCCTTGTGGGCTCTTAAACTGCGGGAACAG TTGCTTTGCCAACGTTGTTCTCCAGTGCCTTTCGTCCACTCGACCGCTTGTTGCGTACTTGTTAGAGAAGGGCCATCGGAAAGAAT GCATACGGGATGACTGGTGCTTCCTCTGTGAATTTGAAAGTCATCTTGAAAGAGCAAGCCGAAGTTCACAGGCCTTTTCACCAACCAACATTATCTCTAGACTACCTAATATTGGTGGAAACCTTGGCTATGGGAGGCAGGAGGATGCTCATGAACTCATGAG GTTTGCCATTGATACAATGCAGTCGGTGTGTCTTGATGAGTTTGGTGGAGAGAAAGCTGTTGATCCTAGCTCTCAAGAAACAACCATCATTCAACATATATTTGGTGGCCAGCTACAATCTCAG GTCATTTGTTCAAAATGCAATAACATATCAAACCAATATGAGAATATGATGGATTTAACTGTTGAGATTCATGGGGATGCTTCATCATTGGAGGAATGCCTAGTCCAATACACTGGCAGGGAGTCGCTTCATGGCGAAAATATGTACAAATGTGATGG GTGCAATGACTATGTCAAGGCTTGGAAGAGACTTTCTGTTAAACGTGCTCCAAATGTTCTGACAATTGCCTTGAAAAGATTTCAG AGTGGGCGCTTTGGGAAAATTAACAAGAGAGTTACATTTCCTGCGACACTAGATCTCAGTCCTTACATGAGTGAACCGGGAGATGGTACAGATATTTATAGCCTTTATGGTGTTGTTGTCCATGTGGATATGTTGAATGCTTCGTACTTCGGTCATTACATCTGTTATACCAAGGATTTCCATGGAAACTGGTACAGAATTGATGATTGCAAG GTTATGCCTGTTAATTTGGAAGAGGTGCTTTCTCAGGGGGCATATATGCTTTTATATAGCAG GGATCAGGCACGATCACCTTGTCTAAGCATCCCTGAACCTCCAAGGAAGGAGGAAGAAATGTCTGACGCCAGTGTTGAAGCAGAGTCTCACCCAGATGAACTAGTTAAATGTTCACCTATGGAATCTGCAGATCCAACTCGACATTATGGGTCTGAACCATCAGACAGTAGTCTGCGCGCACAAATAACCAACTGTGTAGAAGCCTCATCTGCTGTACTAGAGCATCCTGATGGTGTCACAGATGTGTCTCGTCTCATATCATCCTCATCTGCTTCAAAAGGGGTTCACATAATTGAAGAAGATACAGTTGATTCACAGTCAAGTCCACCCACTTCACAGGAGATATCTGGTTGCGTGAACGTTCCTGTCACTGCAACAGATCTTGATAAAGTAAGAGGAGATTCAAATGGTGTGGATGTAGCAAATGACAAATCATGTCGGTCTGTGTATGAGGAAGCATTAGAATGCTGCGAGAAGGATCGCTCTTCTGCAGATGATATGGAGTGGGAATCGAGTACAGTCGTGGCACAGGACGTTGAAGTTTGCAAGAGCAACGGGACAATTGATGCAGTGGCACAGGATATTGAGGTTTGCAAGAGCAACCGGACAATTGATGCCGCTTTTGAAACGACCTCTCCAGTTGAACATCCGGGCTTAATGAATGGGAACGGATTTCATAAACAGATTGACGACGGTTAA
- the LOC101305235 gene encoding E3 ubiquitin-protein ligase AIP2-like, with protein sequence MDSEDEQYLKQRLDELQRDVSKKQKFEPAVAALTSLLRDRYSSASPPLRKSYLTVVSRVATVLKTRYTSPGFWAAGLALFRLALTLVSDPAEKSLLLGYISDAEKVVRQDDEPSALPPPNQGFLFEGHLTVDREPPRPQWLVQESFLASAATLFAAESSANSGRPVTETGGDSQDTANLLQSLIDNLDSVLPPGILDDVRGAPRVPPASKKVVANLPVITITEEKLKKLGEEAECCICKENLVVNDKMQELPCKHTFHPPCLKPWLDEHNSCPICRHELETDDHAYESRKEREREAEEDRKGAANAVRGGEYMYV encoded by the exons ATGGATTCCGAAGACGAACAATACCTGAAGCAAAGACTAGACGAATTGCAGAGAGACGTCTCCAAGAAGCAAAAATTCGAGCCCGCCGTCGCCGCCCTCACCTCTCTCCTCCGCGACCGCTACTCCTCCGCCTCCCCGCCGCTCCGCAAGTCCTACCTCACCGTCGTCTCCCGCGTCGCCACCGTCTTGAAGACCCGCTACACCTCCCCCGGGTTCTGGGCCGCCGGGTTGGCCCTCTTCCGCCTGGCCCTAACCCTAGTTTCCGACCCGGCCGAGAAGAGCCTGTTGCTCGGTTACATTTCCGACGCCGAGAAAGTCGTCCGGCAAGACGACGAGCCTAGCGCTCTCCCGCCCCCGAATCAAG GGTTTCTTTTCGAGGGGCATCTGACGGTGGATCGGGAACCGCCGCGGCCACAGTGGCTGGTCCAGGAGAGTTTCCTCGCCTCCGCCGCCACTCTCTTCGCGGCTGAGTCTTCGGCTAATTCGGGTCGGCCCGTGACCGAGACCGGCGGCGACTCCCAGGACACGGCGAATCTGCTGCAGTCGCTGATTGACAACCTGGACAGCGTTCTGCCGCCGGGGATTCTTGACGACGTGAGAGGAGCGCCGAGGGTGCCTCCGGCGAGTAAGAAAGTGGTGGCAAATCTTCCGGTGATTACGATCACGGAGGAGAAGCTGAAGAAGCTTGGAGAGGAAGCGGAGTGCTGCATTTGTAAAGAGAATTTGGTCGTGAATGATAAGATGCAGGAGTTGCCTTGCAAGCACACATTTCATCCGCCGTGTTTAAAGCCTTGGCTG GATGAGCACAATTCGTGTCCGATATGCCGGCATGAGTTGGAGACCGATGATCATGCGTATGAGAGCCGGAAGGAGAGAGAGAGGGAGGCTGAAGAAGACAGAAAAGGCGCTGCCAATGCGGTTAGGGGAGGTGAATACATGTATGTTTAA
- the LOC101292092 gene encoding F-box/kelch-repeat protein At3g23880-like: protein MPTIKLPDELLDYVFARLPVKSAVVLTCVCKSFKTLITSSRFIHLHRERNMKTASNYLLVRSAASTEIGSMSRICARTFAGESDIQLLEDAEREFRFELPVYGSYDGLLCLSSMNLFVDTPIYLWNPSMRKVRRLPHGLIPSTSGTVHNRHGYRVTLGFGFHFDIDGGNDYKVIKFLRHATDSGNAFKLEVYSLNLNSWKTVSRVPHVPKNATFRPKCACLNGVVYWLLNDVRFTIVSFDMRHESFQIRRFSCDFYPVMYPNCMQALNNSLSLFRVRHVGEMRYRDVYILNMKQSRLDLSRTLRMEWTSIAWSLGFNTGGRGQGIDVIIRTDTQVQDLFH, encoded by the coding sequence ATGCCAACCATCAAACTACCGGATGAACTATTGGATTATGTCTTTGCAAGATTACCTGTGAAGTCTGCTGTAGTGCTAACATGTGTTTGCAAATCTTTCAAGACTTTAATTACCAGTTCTAGATTCATACACCTTCATCGTGAAAGGAATATGAAAACTGCTTCCAATTATCTACTTGTCCGCAGTGCCGCCAGTACGGAGATTGGTTCCATGTCACGCATTTGTGCTAGAACATTTGCCGGGGAGTCGGACATACAGCTTCTTGAGGATGCAGAGAGGGAGTTTCGTTTTGAATTACCTGTTTACGGATCATACGATGGGTTGCTTTGCTTATCCAGCATGAATCTGTTTGTAGATACCCCTATATACTTGTGGAATCCATCAATGAGAAAAGTCAGAAGACTTCCCCACGGCCTCATCCCAAGCACCTCTGGTACTGTGCATAATCGCCATGGGTATCGAGTTACTCTCGGATTCGGGTTCCACTTTGATATCGATGGCGGGAATGACTACAAGGTTATAAAGTTTTTACGCCATGCAACTGACTCTGGCAATGCTTTTAAACTCGAGGTATACAGTCTTAATTTGAATTCTTGGAAAACAGTAAGCAGAGTTCCCCATGTTCCAAAAAATGCTACATTTCGCCCCAAATGTGCATGCTTGAATGGAGTTGTGTATTGGCTTCTAAATGACGTCAGATTTACCATTGTTTCTTTTGATATGCGGCATGAGTCATTTCAAATCAGGAGGTTTAGTTGTGACTTTTACCCAGTTATGTATCCAAACTGTATGCAAGCGTTGAACAATTCGCTTTCTTTGTTTCGTGTTAGACATGTGGGGGAGATGCGCTACCGTGACGTATACATTCTGAACATGAAACAGAGCAGATTGGATCTATCCAGGACTCTTCGTATGGAATGGACATCTATAGCATGGTCACTGGGGTTCAACACAGGTGGCAGAGGGCAAGGCATTGATGTGATTATCAGGACTGATACTCAAGTGCAAGACTTGTTTCATTAA